The genomic DNA CCAGCCTCTCTACTCACAACTTCACTTCAGCTTTACTCGAGAGAGAGATCCACCTTCATGAAAAGAGGGAGGGGCTTATTTATACTGCCATAAAAATATAAATCGATGATAAAAAAATTACCCAGAGACAAACGTGGGTGGCTGCATCACTTCCACATATTTATCAGCACTGtggtgaggctgtgtgtgtgtgtatatatatatatatatatatatatatatatatatatatatatatatatatatatatatataaaatactgcAAGATGCACCGTCTGTGGGGCCAAATACAGATATTGAAAAACATCTCAACCCTGAAAGTTATAAAGAGGCTAATTATTTAATCCTAGTATTTctgtaaagtatttttaataCACTTTTACGTATATCAAATTTTACTCTTATTTGTTTTTAGTATCATTTAGTTATTAGTGACCGGTATGCATCATGTGATTTGTCTATGAGTATAATGATCTTaagtgttattgttttgtttaaatggcCATTATGTTGAAAAATCACATATAATCTATATTGGCATCATTCATTATATTGATTATAACAAAAAAAGGTAGAGTTATCAAATAGTTTTAACAACGTTTTCTGATGGATCTGCATTATACACTTTGCATTTCTCCAAATCTTTGAACATATCTCCGTGCAGTGGTCTCAAGAGGTCAACACTGTAGTTTATAGAACATTATTTGTGTGACCTTTCCCTGGAGGTTTGACCTCTTCAGACTTTTACGCCTTGAAAGTTGGTTTCAGTCAGTCACACTAAAGGTTTTTTTGCTGCAGAGCTGCAACCAAGAGGTGGATTAAGACTATAATGAACCAGAAAAACGGGTCTGAAAATAGGAGGTGGGATCACCTGTGGGCTCTGATATAGGAGGTGTGcattggaggaggggggggggggggacacagcCAAGCTCAGTGGGCCCTAGAAACATGTGAAACAGATGCAGGAACACAGTGTTTTGTTGTTACCCATGAGCAGGTTGAGCATGACCTCTTGTCCCGCAGCACTGTCGCTCTTGTACAGGCAGTAGACGGCGCCGGCCAGCCAGGGGATGCCGTGCCCCGAGATCTCTATCAGCTTCATCAGCGGCCGCACGCTGCCCCACGACGAGTCCTCGCAGGCGCACACGCCGAGCCGCTTGGACATCCACAGGTCGATGGCGAGCAGCGAGCTGAGCGCCACGCGGACGAAGGAGGGATTGAGCCGGATGCCGTCCTCCTCCGGCGGGGCCTGGCCGCTCGCCGAGCccgtggaggagctggagcccCGACGCCGCGTGGGGCTCTCCGACACGCGGAGGCGGGCGGTGGTCGGGTCGGAGCCCTGCCGCTGCAGGAGGAGGGGCGGCGGCTTCGTCAGCGACATGAACTCGTAGCGGCCGTTGACGCCGCCGAGCACCGGGCTTCCGCGACCGGGGTTTTTCGCTTTAGGAGACGGCattttatgagtgtgtgtatataaaaataaatatatgccGGTGTGATGCAGCGGTGAATTGCCCGTTGTCTGCAGTGCTGTGCTGGTTGTCTGCTCCTTTTAATTCATCTGTTGGACGTTTCAGTATTCATATCACGTCCGGAAACGCCATCTTTGTTGTTCTAACCGCAAAGCTACCTGGgtaatggtgttttttttcctctacgTGACTTTCTTTTGACTCTCCTGCACACTGTTGTTGTACTGTTCATAGTTActgtatttttttctccttttttttcgttttaataaataaataaataataataataatttaaaaaaaacactctcgTATCTGATTGGTCGAGAATCTCCCCCACGTCACACGCATCAATCCCGCCCATATCCGGGTCCGTTCAAGAGGCGCTGATCACGCTCCAGACAGCCGGTTCCttttcttgtttcctctctagTGTCCGAGCTGCGGAGAAGAGAGACCCCCACCATGCCCGGACTTCTGCTCGGGGACGAGTTCCCCAACTTCGAGGCCGACACCACCATCGGCAGGATCAAGTTACACGACTTCCTGGGCAGCTCGTGAGTGTGCGCACACGTCGGCGACAACTAACCACGCGCAGGCATCACCTTTTTAGAGTTTTGAACAGTTTGTTTTAACAGTGCAACATGTTTGATTGAGCCTGtggtgcgcgtgcgcgtgctgATCCGAGCATTAAGGATTTAATGCACCTCTGAGCATTAAATCCTTAatggtgcatgtgtgttttttttctttcttattttttatggAGATCAGACGCACTAGTCCAGGTCACTTGACCGTGACGTGACATCTGCTGACGGGGGCGGATCACACAAGCAGGGCTATAAACAATGATTATGCACCACACACATGTCATGCCATaggtcagtgtttttttttttttaatgcatcagAGAAACTTAGAGCTCTTCTAGCTGCAGACAACCGAATTTGCTccagtcactctctctctggccCAGCTCATTAGTGAGGGTGTCAGCACATTCAGGCCtgcattgtgtgtttaatgtgaacTTGGAACCGGGCCTCGGCCTCCTTTTTATATGGAGCCCTGTGACACTCTGCTTGTTTGTAGCAGATAGAGATAAAAGGgcactattttatatatatatatatatgtgtgtgtgtgtgtgtgtgtgtgtgtgtgtgtgtgtgtgtgtgtgtatatatatatatgtgttttctaAGAATAATCTagtgtttctcttctctcttgatACATTTCtggatttatttcctttttcctgACTGAGCGGCCGCAGCCTCACATCCGTGTAACTGACATAACCTGCTGGTTCTGAAAACACACCCAGTTACACCATCTGCCTAATGACACTAGTTTGAATTGCAGGTTGGGGTTGTTTTTgccaaaagcaacaaaaaaaaaaaaaaaactcttaacagtatcactttttttttaagtagccTTCTGCTTCTATTGTCTCGACAGATGCAAATACAGAATAATCATGCATGTTGTGTTTAAACCGTTTGGCCTTTTCGTCTCCTTTTAGAATACAGTGTttcatgtggtgtgtgtgtgtgtgtgtgttctctcctcGGCAGATGGGGTATCCTGTTCTCCCACCCGAAGGACTTCACTCCCGTCTGCACCACCGAGCTCGCCTGCGCCTCCAGGATCAGCGACGAGTTCAAGAAACGAGGCGTGAAGATGATCGCCTTGTCCATCGACAGCGTGGAGGACCACCACAACTGGAGCAAGGTTGGGGgatgcgcacgcacgcacacctcTCTGTATATCTATATGCATATTTATTGCATAACTTCAAAGAAGCTCAGAACTGTCCGTTAAATTAAACTACTAAAGATAAACGATGGGCGCGTCCGAACTTTTGGACTCGC from Cyclopterus lumpus isolate fCycLum1 chromosome 4, fCycLum1.pri, whole genome shotgun sequence includes the following:
- the plpp6 gene encoding phospholipid phosphatase 6, encoding MPSPKAKNPGRGSPVLGGVNGRYEFMSLTKPPPLLLQRQGSDPTTARLRVSESPTRRRGSSSSTGSASGQAPPEEDGIRLNPSFVRVALSSLLAIDLWMSKRLGVCACEDSSWGSVRPLMKLIEISGHGIPWLAGAVYCLYKSDSAAGQEVMLNLLMGLLLDLLLVGIVKAVVRRRRPSHNRMDMFATFSVDRYSFPSGHATRAAMCGRFLLAHLVLAAPLRVLVLLWAGLVGLSRVMLGRHNVTDVMFGFWMGYCQYNLVEMLWLSPQTLQGLLGQLA